A stretch of Episyrphus balteatus chromosome 2, idEpiBalt1.1, whole genome shotgun sequence DNA encodes these proteins:
- the LOC129908713 gene encoding ribosomal protein S6 kinase 2 beta, which translates to MPLADSIKDLRLGVSIANNATLTTTTTMSERTSDACQDDSDTLMEGIVCGRDSATDNNHHQHMDCCEDDTEMRENEIELREVVKEGHDKADPSQFELLRVLGEGSFGKVFLVRKIIGKDAGALYAMKVLKKATLKVKDRVRSTNERKILADVGHAFIVKLHYAFQTPGKLYLILDFLRGGDLFTRLSKEVMFTEEDVKFYLAELALAMNHLHQLGIIYRDLKPENILLDEHGHIALTDFGLSKQPLDGSKTYSFCGTVEYMAPEIVNRKGHDFAADWWSFGVLMYEMLTGNLPFHGTSRQETMNQILRTKLGMPENLSPEAQSLLRALFKRNPQNRLGAGPNGIDDIKAHPFFATIDWDGLVRKDVRPPFIPAVSRDDAFYFDVEYTSKSPRDSPGGPISASAHEIFRGFSFVAPVLLDDVSPTLVPIAQSLMQQATATVTQNSIPGVVTAGNFQTEYNLLQELGRGTFSVCRLCEHKTTKKHFAVKIIDKTANDCWEEVEIMLRYGNHPNIVTLFSVYEDTSSAYLVMELLKGGELLDRILAVQTMCESEASAVLRTIVSAVAYLHDHGVVHRDLKPSNMIYASMRQTPDSLKLCDLGFAKQLRADNGLLMTPCYTANFVAPEVLKRQGYDLACDIWSLGVLLYIMLSGRTPFASTPNDSPDVILKRIGSGNIDLYSKKWADISPAVKDLLRQMVHIVPENRPTATQILQHPWLREQAPSCVRLTAHSGAVQQTSMKEASLALKGALDATFRAIAIPQAANIGPVELSKLAKRRAKDRATIHS; encoded by the coding sequence ATGCCACTTGCTGACTCGATCAAAGACCTTCGCCTGGGAGTGTCCATTGCCAATAATGCCActctaacaacaacaacaacaatgtcaGAGCGGACCTCCGACGCCTGTCAGGATGATTCAGATACTCTCATGGAAGGGATTGTATGTGGTCGTGATTCCGCTACCGATAACAATCATCACCAACACATGGATTGTTGCGAGGATGACACAGAAATGAGAGAGAATGAGATAGAATTGAGAGAGGTGGTTAAAGAGGGTCACGACAAGGCCGACCCATCACAATTTGAATTACTCCGAGTTCTGGGCGAGGGTTCCTTTGGCAAAGTATTTTTAGTTAGAAAAATAATTGGCAAAGATGCGGGTGCTTTATATGCAATGAAAGTACTCAAAAAAGCCACCCTCAAAGTTAAAGACAGGGTTCGGAGTACAAATGAGAGAAAGATTCTAGCCGATGTGGGGCATGCTTTCATTGTCAAACTCCATTATGCCTTTCAGACTCCTGGCAAACTCTATTTAATCTTAGATTTCTTGCGGGGTGGGGATTTATTCACTCGATTGAGTAAAGAAGTAATGTTCACCGAGGAGGACGTTAAGTTCTATCTCGCTGAATTGGCTTTGGCTATGAATCACCTTCATCAATTGGGTATTATCTATCGTGACCTTAAACCAGAGAATATTCTTCTCGATGAACATGGTCATATTGCTTTGACTGACTTTGGGCTGTCCAAACAGCCTTTGGATGGTTCAAAGACTTATAGTTTTTGTGGAACTGTTGAATACATGGCTCCTGAGATAGTCAATAGAAAAGGACATGATTTCGCCGCAGATTGGTGGTCATTTGGCGTCCTTATGTATGAAATGCTAACTGGCAATTTGCCATTTCATGGAACTTCCCGTCAAGAGACGATGAATCAGATTCTACGCACAAAACTGGGTATGCCAGAGAATCTTAGTCCGGAAGCACAATCTTTACTGAGAGCTTTATTTAAACGTAACCCACAAAATCGGCTTGGAGCTGGTCCGAATGGTATTGACGACATAAAAGCCCATCCATTCTTTGCGACAATTGATTGGGATGGTTTGGTTCGAAAAGATGTTAGACCGCCATTTATTCCGGCTGTTTCACGCGATGATGCATTTTACTTTGATGTAGAATACACTTCGAAATCTCCGAGAGATTCGCCAGGTGGTCCAATAAGTGCCAGTGCCCATGAAATCTTTCGTGGATTTAGTTTTGTGGCGCCAGTTCTACTTGACGATGTATCGCCAACACTTGTGCCAATAGCCCAGAGCCTTATGCAGCAAGCTACAGCTACAGTCACTCAAAATAGTATTCCTGGTGTAGTGACTGCGGGTAATTTTCAAACTGAATATAATTTACTGCAGGAACTGGGACGCGGGACGTTCTCAGTTTGTCGTTTGTGTGAGCATAAGACCACTAAGAAACACTTTGCAGttaaaattattgataaaaCTGCAAATGATTGTTGGGAAGAGGTTGAGATTATGTTGCGCTATGGTAATCATCCGAATATTGTGACCTTATTTAGTGTCTATGAGGATACTAGTTCGGCGTACCTTGTAATGGAGTTGTTGAAGGGTGGAGAGTTGTTGGATCGGATTTTAGCTGTTCAAACGATGTGTGAAAGTGAGGCAAGTGCAGTATTGCGGACAATTGTCTCGGCTGTGGCTTATCTTCATGATCATGGAGTGGTTCATAGGGACCTGAAACCTTCGAATATGATTTACGCATCGATGAGACAAACTCCTGATTCACTTAAATTGTGTGATTTGGGATTTGCTAAGCAATTGCGGGCTGATAATGGGCTTTTGATGACACCGTGTTATACTGCGAATTTTGTTGCTCCAGAGGTTCTAAAGCGACAGGGATATGATTTAGCTTGCGATATATGGTCTTTAGGAGTTCTTCTTTATATAATGCTCTCTGGCAGAACACCGTTCGCTTCAACGCCAAATGACTCACCCGATGTGATCCTGAAACGTATCGGTTCCGGTAATATTGACTTGTATTCGAAAAAATGGGCAGACATTTCACCAGCTGTGAAAGACTTACTACGACAAATGGTTCACATTGTGCCGGAGAATAGGCCAACAGCAACACAAATACTCCAACATCCTTGGTTGCGAGAGCAAGCGCCATCGTGTGTTCGTTTAACAGCACATTCAGGTGCTGTTCAACAGACATCCATGAAGGAAGCATCGTTGGCATTGAAAGGAGCCTTGGATGCGACATTCCGTGCCATTGCAATACCACAGGCAGCTAATATTGGACCGGTAGAGCTTTCTAAGCTGGCTAAGCGACGTGCCAAGGATCGTGCCACTATACACTCTTAA